Genomic window (Campylobacter sp. RM16704):
CTAAACCTAAAAGTATATTTGAGAAAATTTCGGTCGCATTTTTCTTATTTAAGTTTTGCTTTAAATTTTCTCCATTGCTCCTATCAAATGCACCAACTCCATGCCATTTTGAATTTTTACCTTCAGCTAATGCATAGCCCTTACCTTTAGTAGTTTGTGCATGAACCACACAAGGTTTATTCATAGCTTTAGCTTGGTTTAGTGCATTAATAATCTCATTTAAATTATGTCCATCTATAGGACCTATATATTCAAGTCCTAGTTCTTCAAACAAAAGTCCTGGTGTAATAAGCCTAAGACTTTCTTCAAAACGTTTTGCCATATAAGATGTACCTTGAGGAAAATATTCTAAAATATTTTCTATGCGTTTTTTAAATTTTTGATAAAACTGTGTTGCCATAGCTTGTGAAAGATATTTTGAAATAGCTCCTATAGGTTTTGAAATACTCATTTCGTTGTCATTTAAAATAATTACACAAGGATATTCTCTATCACCAAGTTCATTTAAGGCTTCATAAGCCATTCCTGCACTTAATGCACCATCACCTATTAAAACTACTGGCAAACGATTTTCTTTTTTTAATCTTATAGCCTTACATGCTCCAACAGCTAAAGATATAGAGGTGCTTGAATGCCCTGCTACAAAATAATCCCCTTCATCAGGTTTTGTATAACCGCTCAAGCCATTAAATTGTCTTAATGTGTGAAAATTACTAATTTTATTACTTAAAAGCTTATGAGGATAAGATTGATGTGAAACATCAAAAATAAAAGGATCTTTTTGCACATCAAAAACATAATGCATTCCTATACTAAGCTCTACAACTCCTAAATTTGAAGATAAATGTCCTCCGTTTTTACTTACCGTATCTATAATAATCTCACGAAAATTACAAGCTAAATTCTCTAATTCTTTTATTTGCATATTTTTAATATTTAAGTTAGTTAAATCTATCATTCATTGACCATATTTTTTATTTTTTGTAAGCGATTATTAAGATTTGATTCTATATTGCCTGCATCAGATAATATTAAGACACTCCCTTTACTAATAGCATCATCAAGACTAAATTTAATATTATTTTGTTCTTGCAAACGAGTTTTAACAAATTCATAATCATTGGGGCTTAATTTT
Coding sequences:
- the dxs gene encoding 1-deoxy-D-xylulose-5-phosphate synthase, which gives rise to MIDLTNLNIKNMQIKELENLACNFREIIIDTVSKNGGHLSSNLGVVELSIGMHYVFDVQKDPFIFDVSHQSYPHKLLSNKISNFHTLRQFNGLSGYTKPDEGDYFVAGHSSTSISLAVGACKAIRLKKENRLPVVLIGDGALSAGMAYEALNELGDREYPCVIILNDNEMSISKPIGAISKYLSQAMATQFYQKFKKRIENILEYFPQGTSYMAKRFEESLRLITPGLLFEELGLEYIGPIDGHNLNEIINALNQAKAMNKPCVVHAQTTKGKGYALAEGKNSKWHGVGAFDRSNGENLKQNLNKKNATEIFSNILLGLAQKYENIVGVTAAMPSGTGLDKLIEKYPERFWDVAIAEQHAVTSMAAMAKEGFKPYIAIYSTFMQRAYDQVIHDCAIMNLDVVIAMDRAGIVGEDGETHQGVFDVSFLSAIPNITIAAPRDEAMMEKIMEYAYFHQGVFAFRYPRGSFLLNNDFIPCEIKLGKAQILSKEHSDKIFLGFGQGVGKAKLVLDEIGKNYASLVDLVFVKPLDEDLLKQLAKNTKTWFVFSDNVKIGGVTSLIASFLQRENLHHIKLVSFEYEDHFITHGKTSEVEQFLELDVNSICQKIKLY